The Lycium barbarum isolate Lr01 chromosome 10, ASM1917538v2, whole genome shotgun sequence genome includes a region encoding these proteins:
- the LOC132614580 gene encoding uncharacterized protein LOC132614580 isoform X1, protein MDGDKPHVANGGKNVVDSESIIVDVFKWSCCKRPLPQELMLSIGIPLPLQHVERGAWASLRAPRLIPRIPATFHQQQVPRNSVHQGLDRWFCRTIWNGRTSNGRKLVSGLLEKNMFLLGHIFFPQISLLEMC, encoded by the exons ATGGATGGTGACAAACCTCATGTGGCAAATGGGGGAAAAAATGTGGTGGATAGTGAAAGTATCATCGTTGACGTGTTTAAGTGGTCCTGCTGTAAAAGGCCTTTACCCCAGGAGCTAATGCTATCAATTGGGATTCCTTTGCCCCTTCAACATGTCGAG CGTGGTGCCTGGGCCAGCTtacgcgcacctcgactaattccacggatACCTGCTACCTTCCACCAGCAACAAGTACCacgtaactctgtccaccaaggcttggATAGATG GTTCTGCAGGACAATCTGGAATGGGAGGACATCCAATGGTCGAAAACTGGTGTCTGGATTGCTGGAAAAGAATATGTTCTTGCTAGGGCACATTTTCTTTCCCCAAATTAGTTTGTTAGAAATGTGCTAA
- the LOC132614580 gene encoding uncharacterized protein LOC132614580 isoform X2, whose translation MCTILVPLDGANGRLFLDSFLFVDYVWEEGYISTLKNTVRSRAWGAAIGYSYQVERCHVVERFVCEVIIQFNLCNEPCISVVADKGLTKPLFTSSRLKKGEVLYLETRSRRYELFLMEKNW comes from the exons ATGTGCACTATCTTGGTGCCTCTGGATGGCGCCAATGGTAGACTTTTCCTAGACAGTTTCCTTTTTGTTGATTATGTTTGGGAAGAAG GCTACATATCAACACTGAAAAATACTGTTCGGTCACGTGCCTGGGGGGCTGCAATTGGTTACAGCTACCAAGTTGAGCGGTGCCATGTTGTGGAG CGATTTGTATGTGAAGTAATAATTCAGTTCAACCTTTGCAACGAGCCTTG CATCAGTGTTGTTGCTGACAAGGGTCTGACAAAGCCGCTTTTCACATCTTCGCGTCTGAAGAAGGGAGAAGTTTTGTATCTGGAGACCCGTTCTCGGAG GTATGAGCTTTTTTTAATGGAGAAAAATTGGTAA